The proteins below come from a single Zea mays cultivar B73 chromosome 8, Zm-B73-REFERENCE-NAM-5.0, whole genome shotgun sequence genomic window:
- the LOC100284568 gene encoding Reticulon-like protein B1-like has translation MMSESDEHGSLLDKINEKIHEYKHSSSSSSSDSDDDKKSKKSKKKKKLFGRKHPLHHVLGGGKAADLVLWRNKQASGSILAGVTVIWLLFEGIGYHLLTFLCHALIVFLTVWFVWSNVASFVNRSPPKFPEVILSEAQCLKVAHIARKEINEAFYTLRNVASGKDLKTYLMSIAVLWFISIIGSCFSFLTVSYTIFLMAYTLPMLYEKYEDQVDVVGEKALIEIKKQYKVIDAKLISKIPMLSEKKQH, from the exons ATGATGTCTGAAAGTGACGAGCACGGCTCGCTCCTAGACAAGATCAACGAGAAGATCCACGAGTACAAGCACTcatcgtcgtcttcctcgtcagACTCAGATGATGACAAGAAGTCCAAAAAGtctaagaagaagaagaagctctTTGGGAGGAAACATCCATTGCATCACGTTCTTGGAGGAGGCAAAG CCGCCGATCTTGTGCTGTGGAGGAACAAACAGGCATCCGGGAGCATCTTGGCAGGGGTGACTGTGATCTGGCTGCTGTTTGAGGGCATCGGCTACCACCTCCTCACCTTCCTCTGCCACGCACTGATTGTGTTTCTCACCGTCTGGTTCGTCTGGTCTAATGTTGCGTCCTTTGTCAACAG GTCTCCTCCAAAGTTTCCAGAGGTGATTCTATCTGAAGCCCAATGCCTGAAGGTAGCTCATATTGCAAGGAAAGAAATCAACGAGGCTTTCTATACATTGCGCAATGTCGCTTCTGGAAAAGATTTGAAAACGTATCTGATG TCAATTGCAGTGCTTTGGTTCATTTCGATAATTGGAAGCTGCTTCAGCTTCTTGACTGTGTCTTACACTA TTTTCCTGATGGCATACACTCTGCCAATGTTATATGAAAAATACGAAGATCAAGTTGATGTTGTGGGTGAGAAGGCCCTTATTGAGATAAAAAAGCAGTACAAAGTGATTGATGCGAAGCTTATCTCTAAGATCCCAATGTTGTCTGAGAAGAAACAACATTGA